A genomic segment from Neobacillus sp. YX16 encodes:
- the nirD gene encoding nitrite reductase small subunit NirD, producing MEKTVRSVFIGEVCDLPQKLGKTVTIGRKEIAVFKLENGEIRAIENRCPHKGGVLAEGILSGEYVFCPMHDWKINVKDGKVQSPDVGCVQSYPVEVKGDQVYILISK from the coding sequence ATGGAAAAAACAGTACGCAGCGTGTTTATCGGAGAAGTTTGTGACCTGCCTCAAAAGTTAGGTAAAACCGTAACCATCGGAAGGAAGGAAATCGCAGTTTTTAAATTGGAAAATGGGGAAATTCGAGCCATTGAGAACCGTTGTCCCCATAAAGGCGGGGTCCTCGCAGAAGGAATACTAAGCGGAGAATACGTATTTTGTCCGATGCACGATTGGAAAATCAATGTAAAGGACGGTAAAGTCCAGTCGCCGGATGTAGGATGTGTTCAGTCATATCCGGTTGAAGTAAAAGGAGATCAAGTATATATCTTAATCAGCAAATAG
- a CDS encoding formate/nitrite transporter family protein, with translation MAIVSPNQVVESMIQAGEGKAKLPIKDLLIRGALGGALLGFGTTLAFTAEVQTGLGIVGALLFPAAFVIIILLGLELVTGSFALIPVAVMAKKATAAQMMKNWFWVIIGHVLGAVMYAILYIIAVTQLGLVNDHAVATKILAVAEAKTLGYKSLGAEGFLVVFVKAMLCNWMVTLGAVMAMTTKSVIGKIAAMWLPILIFFAQGFEHAVVNMFVIPAGIILGADVTITDWWVWNQIPVLIGNLVSGVLFTGMALYYTHKKAESIIILELPQTKAAVPSTQR, from the coding sequence GTGGCGATTGTAAGTCCTAATCAAGTTGTAGAGAGTATGATTCAGGCAGGTGAAGGTAAGGCGAAATTACCTATTAAGGATTTGCTCATTCGGGGAGCACTAGGCGGAGCTTTGCTCGGGTTTGGCACGACTTTAGCTTTTACAGCTGAGGTTCAGACAGGACTTGGAATAGTGGGTGCTCTGCTTTTTCCAGCCGCCTTTGTAATAATCATTCTACTTGGGTTGGAATTGGTTACTGGTAGTTTTGCACTTATTCCTGTTGCGGTGATGGCGAAAAAAGCTACAGCTGCACAAATGATGAAAAATTGGTTTTGGGTCATTATTGGGCATGTGCTAGGAGCTGTTATGTATGCCATTCTATATATCATTGCAGTCACACAGCTCGGACTGGTCAACGATCATGCTGTGGCTACAAAAATACTCGCAGTGGCCGAAGCCAAAACATTAGGATATAAAAGTCTTGGTGCAGAAGGGTTCCTGGTCGTTTTTGTAAAAGCGATGCTCTGTAATTGGATGGTAACTCTTGGTGCGGTAATGGCTATGACCACAAAGTCGGTAATTGGAAAAATCGCAGCAATGTGGCTTCCAATATTAATCTTTTTTGCTCAAGGCTTTGAACACGCAGTGGTAAACATGTTTGTGATTCCAGCTGGAATCATACTTGGTGCGGATGTTACGATCACAGATTGGTGGGTATGGAATCAAATTCCTGTGCTAATTGGAAATTTAGTCAGCGGTGTTCTTTTTACAGGAATGGCGCTCTATTACACTCATAAAAAGGCAGAATCCATAATAATTCTAGAACTGCCACAAACAAAGGCAGCGGTACCGAGTACACAGCGTTAA
- a CDS encoding spore germination protein, whose product MVEEKGSTPTSSSLIETEKAVKEILGVNGDLQIKHFKIFGQFSAACVYLSSLVNQDVINQDILKPLMYEPEHLMGREKPLNNIINLIITETIYHSQAKVGESVDQLIELMLRGETVIFIDGIKEAIHIGTRKVEKRAIAQPETEQVILGPREGFIENISTNISLLRYRLPTPDFQVKTMKIGRLTKSTVAICYLKGIANETVIEEVEKRLSEIDIDAILDVGYLEQFIEDNPFSPFPQTQSTERPDKTVANLVEGRVAILVDGSPFSIMVPVVFNQFYQTTEDYSSRFLMGSFVRLARMLALVFSLIFPSLYVSLISFNPELLPTEFAVAVAGGRAGVPYPAVIEVLIIEISMEILREATVRLPKQVGGALSIVGVLVIGQAAVEAGLSSPITVVVIALTTIGSFATPTYTAAFALRMLRFPIMILAGIFGLFGVMVGVIFIFNHMLSLKSFGVPYMAPVSPENYQGMKDVIIRSPLWWMPKRPGFLQPANQNRLSQNDNKILEHNKVGNDQREDT is encoded by the coding sequence CTGGTAGAGGAAAAGGGCAGCACACCAACTTCTAGCTCTTTAATAGAGACGGAGAAGGCAGTAAAAGAAATTCTTGGTGTTAATGGAGATTTGCAAATAAAACATTTTAAAATTTTTGGTCAATTTTCAGCAGCGTGCGTATACCTTTCAAGTTTAGTTAATCAGGATGTAATTAATCAGGATATTTTAAAGCCATTAATGTATGAACCTGAGCATTTAATGGGCAGGGAAAAACCCCTTAACAATATAATCAATCTCATTATAACTGAGACTATTTACCATAGTCAGGCGAAGGTTGGTGAAAGCGTAGATCAATTAATTGAGTTGATGTTACGCGGGGAAACTGTCATTTTTATTGATGGAATTAAGGAAGCCATTCATATTGGAACACGGAAGGTAGAAAAAAGAGCCATTGCCCAACCAGAAACCGAACAAGTTATTTTAGGACCACGGGAGGGTTTTATCGAAAATATCTCTACCAATATTTCCTTACTTAGATATCGACTGCCAACACCAGATTTTCAAGTGAAAACGATGAAAATCGGGCGCTTAACTAAATCAACAGTGGCAATTTGTTATCTGAAAGGAATAGCAAATGAGACGGTTATCGAGGAAGTGGAAAAAAGGCTCTCAGAGATTGACATTGATGCCATTCTTGATGTTGGGTATCTAGAACAATTTATTGAAGATAATCCTTTTTCACCATTTCCTCAGACCCAATCGACAGAAAGACCAGATAAAACTGTCGCCAATTTAGTAGAAGGGAGAGTTGCTATTCTTGTCGACGGATCTCCTTTTTCTATAATGGTACCTGTTGTTTTTAATCAATTTTACCAAACCACCGAGGACTACTCTTCAAGATTCTTAATGGGGAGTTTTGTGAGGCTGGCCCGTATGCTGGCGTTAGTATTTTCTTTAATATTTCCTTCTCTTTATGTTTCGCTTATTTCCTTTAATCCTGAGTTGCTGCCAACAGAATTTGCAGTGGCGGTGGCAGGAGGACGAGCCGGAGTTCCGTACCCGGCAGTAATCGAAGTTTTGATTATCGAAATCTCGATGGAAATCCTAAGAGAAGCTACCGTTCGGCTGCCAAAACAAGTAGGGGGAGCATTATCGATAGTCGGCGTGCTAGTCATTGGCCAGGCCGCTGTTGAGGCAGGATTGTCTAGTCCAATAACAGTTGTTGTTATTGCCTTAACCACAATTGGCTCCTTTGCAACACCAACGTATACAGCTGCGTTCGCACTGCGAATGCTAAGATTCCCCATCATGATCTTAGCTGGGATTTTTGGATTATTCGGCGTAATGGTTGGAGTCATCTTTATCTTTAATCACATGCTATCCTTAAAATCATTTGGTGTTCCGTATATGGCACCTGTTTCTCCAGAGAATTATCAAGGAATGAAGGATGTTATTATCCGAAGCCCACTATGGTGGATGCCAAAAAGACCTGGATTTCTTCAGCCTGCCAATCAAAATCGATTGAGTCAAAATGATAATAAGATTTTAGAGCACAATAAAGTTGGAAATGATCAGCGGGAGGATACATGA
- a CDS encoding Ger(x)C family spore germination protein, whose protein sequence is MWKNQRELQAVILLLALLPLLSGCWDSQEIEQRANVLAIGIDIANEEDRKQEDEISHLSKKFQIPDEEMIKVTAQIAIPGRIPLGPQQPGGSVKPVLVVETVGHTLEDAMLNLQQEVADEVFLGHLRVMVLSEEIARKGTARFNDFLRRNPEIRRTTALVVSKEPAAKYMNLNPELERIPSLYLADIVDNLSAIGKFPPSFIGLFWTIYSSKGQDPYLPYLALKGKSTIQLNGLAYFNDDKMVGKTTPLEIGIFMAVRGISRGGYGAFVEVPGEDESVLVRAVSRKTKTKVTLKNGRPHVSVKIQYEAEIDEKESASIQLSNSAVLKKIEEEASKSIKKSIEKLIVKTQKSKSDIFGFGEHFRAKIPEYWNKNINTKDKWEEIYQTVTFDIKVDSHIHRVGMKSK, encoded by the coding sequence ATGTGGAAAAATCAACGTGAGTTACAAGCTGTAATCCTTTTGTTAGCTCTTTTGCCATTACTTTCAGGCTGCTGGGACAGTCAAGAAATAGAACAGAGAGCGAATGTTTTAGCGATTGGAATTGATATAGCGAATGAAGAAGATAGAAAGCAGGAAGATGAAATCTCACATTTGAGTAAGAAGTTTCAGATTCCAGACGAAGAAATGATCAAGGTTACTGCGCAAATTGCTATTCCAGGCAGAATACCTCTGGGTCCACAGCAACCAGGGGGTTCTGTAAAGCCGGTTTTGGTTGTAGAAACTGTAGGTCATACCTTAGAGGATGCTATGTTAAATTTACAGCAGGAGGTAGCGGATGAAGTATTTCTAGGACATTTACGTGTAATGGTCCTTAGTGAAGAAATAGCAAGAAAAGGAACAGCCAGGTTTAATGATTTTCTTAGACGCAATCCCGAAATTCGCAGAACCACAGCTTTGGTCGTATCAAAAGAACCTGCTGCAAAATATATGAATTTAAATCCAGAGCTGGAACGTATTCCATCCTTATATTTGGCAGACATTGTTGACAATTTATCGGCAATAGGAAAATTTCCACCCTCTTTCATTGGTTTATTTTGGACCATATACTCTAGTAAAGGTCAGGATCCCTACCTGCCATATTTAGCACTAAAAGGAAAATCTACTATTCAACTTAATGGTCTTGCTTATTTCAATGATGATAAGATGGTTGGAAAGACAACTCCTTTGGAAATAGGAATCTTTATGGCCGTAAGAGGGATCAGCAGAGGAGGGTATGGTGCGTTTGTTGAAGTGCCTGGGGAGGATGAATCTGTTTTGGTAAGGGCTGTCAGCAGGAAAACCAAGACGAAGGTCACGCTTAAAAATGGCCGACCACATGTCTCAGTCAAAATCCAGTATGAAGCTGAGATAGATGAAAAAGAAAGTGCAAGTATCCAACTCTCTAATTCTGCTGTCCTAAAAAAAATTGAAGAGGAAGCATCAAAAAGCATTAAAAAATCGATTGAGAAATTAATTGTAAAAACGCAAAAATCAAAATCGGATATTTTTGGGTTTGGTGAACATTTTCGAGCTAAAATACCAGAATATTGGAACAAAAACATTAATACAAAAGATAAATGGGAAGAAATTTATCAGACTGTTACGTTTGATATAAAGGTTGATTCCCATATTCATCGAGTAGGAATGAAATCTAAATAA
- a CDS encoding anthranilate phosphoribosyltransferase produces MQQWLKEVARGKRGSKDLDYHQTKEVAQAIINGDATDAQIAAYLIALRLKSESPEELLAFVHAFGDHSEKLESTQQSIIDLASPYNGRNTFMGSIPTAILMAEHGLPVFLHGSDALPPKYGVAMKEILARIGVDISLNAASLLKTITEAGIAFASTEEFSNSLGKLRKIRKELGVRTLLNTVEKLLNLANAESIMMGAYHRTAINKIAPIFKGLSYKNVYVVQGMEGSEDLPVHRNSFIFKITENEMESSIVNPEEFGLLAPEMDKDIKLTAKEQSDITMAILSGENSKILQYYYNQVVFNTGIRYYLFGAAASIGEGIEITKEQIREQKGLRQLEKWKTTQTKNVNTL; encoded by the coding sequence ATGCAACAATGGCTTAAAGAGGTAGCAAGAGGAAAAAGAGGTTCTAAAGACTTAGATTATCATCAAACAAAGGAAGTCGCCCAAGCAATTATAAATGGGGATGCGACAGATGCTCAAATAGCTGCTTATCTAATTGCACTACGTTTAAAATCGGAGTCGCCTGAAGAACTGCTTGCATTTGTCCATGCCTTTGGTGATCACAGTGAAAAGTTAGAATCGACCCAGCAGTCAATCATTGATCTGGCTAGTCCTTATAATGGTAGAAACACTTTTATGGGGAGCATCCCGACTGCTATTTTAATGGCTGAACATGGTTTGCCGGTATTTTTACATGGGAGTGATGCCCTACCGCCAAAATATGGTGTCGCAATGAAGGAGATTCTGGCACGAATAGGCGTTGATATATCTCTAAATGCTGCTAGTTTGTTAAAGACAATAACAGAAGCAGGAATTGCTTTTGCTTCAACCGAAGAATTCTCTAATAGTTTAGGGAAACTGCGGAAAATCCGCAAAGAGCTTGGGGTCAGAACTCTCCTTAATACAGTTGAGAAATTATTGAATTTAGCGAATGCGGAATCCATAATGATGGGGGCTTATCATCGAACAGCGATTAATAAAATTGCTCCTATATTCAAAGGACTGTCCTATAAAAATGTTTATGTGGTTCAAGGAATGGAAGGGTCGGAAGATTTACCTGTTCATCGCAATAGCTTTATTTTTAAAATAACAGAAAATGAGATGGAGTCTTCCATTGTGAACCCAGAGGAATTTGGATTATTGGCACCTGAAATGGATAAAGATATCAAACTTACAGCAAAAGAACAATCAGATATTACAATGGCGATACTAAGCGGAGAGAATTCAAAAATACTTCAATACTATTATAATCAAGTAGTATTTAATACGGGAATACGTTATTACCTGTTCGGTGCTGCTGCTAGTATTGGAGAAGGGATAGAAATCACGAAAGAACAGATTAGAGAACAAAAAGGTCTGCGGCAATTGGAAAAATGGAAAACTACTCAGACTAAAAATGTTAATACCCTATAA
- the nirB gene encoding nitrite reductase large subunit NirB, translating into MIKQKLVLIGNGMAGVRAIEEVLKINPDGFEITIFGTEPYPNYNRIQLSKVLQGGTSVSDITLNEWEWYEDNKIRFYPGESVTSINTKTQSVSTDKGRIESYDQLIIATGSNPFMLPLPGADKEGVKAFRNIKDCEEMIEYSKIYKKAAVIGGGLLGLEAARGLLNLGMEVDVIHIYDYLMERQLDRSAGKLLQAELEKQGMNFILQKNTAEITGRKHVTGLKFSDGSKIKADLVVMAVGIKPNVALAQEAGLPVNRGILVNDYLETEIPNVFAVGECAEHRGIAYGLVAPLYQQGQVLAKRLCGIQDEGYQGSVLSTQLKVSGVDVFSAGKINEDEGTKVYKTYDDWHGIYKKVLIEDGKIAGAVLFGDTKDGNKLFNFIKTGARIEEYLQSAQSVESEENVAASMSDEELICGCNGVTKGSIVEAIKANGLTTFDQVKGCTNASRSCGGCKSLVSDLLACTLGDQYQADQKEAICSCTTLSRDEVLAEIREKGLTHIREVMNVLQWNTDGCSKCKPALNYYLGMIDPLKYQDEREARYVNERMHANIQKDGTYSVVPRMYGGVTTSEDLRKIADVADKYKVGMIKVTGGQRIDLLGVYKEDLPKIWSELDMPSGSAYSKGLRTVKTCVGENYCRFGTQDSIGMGIRLEKKFEGLNTPHKVKMAVSACPRNCAESGIKDVGIVGVEGAWEMYVGGNGGTHLREANLLFKFKNGDELVEMIGAFLQYYRESAKYLERTSAWVERLGIDHIREVLSDEFMVKEYNNRIDEALSVVQDPWKEAINNKNLLRDLYQTVKI; encoded by the coding sequence ATGATAAAACAAAAGCTAGTTCTTATAGGCAATGGAATGGCAGGGGTTAGAGCCATAGAAGAAGTGTTGAAAATCAACCCAGATGGTTTTGAAATTACGATTTTTGGCACAGAGCCCTATCCGAATTATAATCGAATTCAGTTATCTAAGGTACTTCAGGGAGGTACTTCGGTAAGTGACATAACTTTGAATGAATGGGAATGGTACGAAGATAACAAGATCCGATTTTATCCTGGAGAGAGTGTTACATCCATTAACACAAAAACACAAAGTGTGAGCACTGATAAAGGACGAATAGAGTCCTATGATCAATTAATAATTGCGACTGGATCTAACCCATTCATGCTTCCGTTACCTGGAGCAGATAAGGAAGGGGTTAAGGCGTTTCGGAATATAAAAGACTGCGAAGAAATGATTGAATATTCAAAAATATATAAAAAGGCAGCTGTGATTGGCGGTGGACTGCTAGGCTTGGAAGCAGCAAGAGGGCTCCTTAACCTTGGGATGGAGGTAGATGTCATTCATATTTATGATTACTTAATGGAGCGTCAATTAGATCGAAGTGCAGGGAAGTTACTGCAAGCAGAATTAGAGAAACAGGGCATGAACTTTATTTTACAAAAAAATACCGCAGAAATTACCGGCAGAAAACATGTAACAGGATTAAAGTTTTCTGATGGCAGTAAAATTAAAGCTGATTTAGTAGTAATGGCTGTTGGAATAAAGCCGAATGTCGCTTTAGCCCAAGAAGCTGGATTACCCGTTAACCGCGGAATCTTAGTTAATGATTATTTAGAAACAGAAATTCCGAATGTGTTTGCTGTTGGGGAATGTGCCGAGCATCGCGGAATTGCTTATGGATTAGTAGCACCGTTATACCAACAAGGACAAGTGTTAGCAAAAAGACTCTGTGGGATACAGGATGAAGGCTACCAAGGGTCAGTCCTTTCGACTCAATTAAAGGTTTCAGGTGTTGATGTTTTCTCAGCAGGGAAAATCAATGAGGATGAGGGTACAAAAGTATATAAAACCTACGATGATTGGCATGGTATTTATAAAAAGGTCTTAATTGAAGATGGGAAAATTGCCGGAGCTGTCTTGTTCGGTGATACGAAGGATGGAAACAAGTTATTTAATTTCATCAAAACAGGAGCGCGCATTGAGGAATATTTACAGTCTGCACAAAGTGTTGAGTCTGAAGAAAATGTGGCTGCCAGCATGTCAGATGAAGAGCTCATTTGCGGCTGTAACGGTGTCACAAAAGGAAGTATTGTAGAAGCGATAAAAGCCAATGGATTAACAACCTTTGACCAGGTGAAAGGCTGTACCAATGCATCTCGATCGTGCGGGGGCTGTAAATCGCTTGTTTCTGATTTGCTAGCTTGTACACTTGGTGATCAATATCAGGCAGACCAAAAGGAAGCAATCTGCAGCTGTACAACATTATCAAGAGATGAGGTCTTGGCTGAAATTCGTGAAAAAGGACTGACACATATTCGAGAGGTAATGAACGTACTGCAGTGGAACACAGATGGATGTTCGAAATGTAAACCAGCTCTAAATTATTACCTTGGAATGATAGATCCATTGAAATACCAGGATGAGCGGGAAGCCAGGTATGTCAATGAAAGAATGCATGCCAATATCCAAAAAGACGGTACTTATTCCGTCGTTCCAAGGATGTATGGCGGCGTTACTACTTCAGAAGATTTACGAAAAATTGCCGATGTCGCGGATAAATATAAGGTTGGCATGATTAAGGTTACTGGTGGTCAACGAATCGATTTACTTGGTGTATATAAGGAAGACCTGCCAAAGATTTGGTCAGAACTGGATATGCCATCGGGGTCTGCTTACTCGAAAGGACTTCGCACGGTAAAAACATGTGTAGGGGAAAATTATTGCCGTTTTGGCACCCAGGATTCAATTGGGATGGGAATCAGATTAGAAAAGAAATTTGAAGGCTTAAACACTCCTCATAAAGTGAAAATGGCTGTGTCCGCCTGTCCGCGTAACTGTGCAGAAAGCGGAATTAAGGATGTAGGAATTGTCGGTGTTGAGGGTGCTTGGGAAATGTATGTCGGCGGCAACGGCGGGACCCATCTTCGTGAAGCCAATCTGTTATTCAAGTTTAAAAATGGGGATGAACTGGTAGAGATGATTGGAGCGTTCCTCCAATATTATCGTGAATCAGCTAAATATTTAGAGAGAACCTCTGCCTGGGTGGAGCGCTTAGGGATAGACCATATAAGAGAGGTATTGTCAGATGAGTTTATGGTGAAGGAATACAACAATCGAATCGATGAGGCTTTATCTGTGGTGCAAGACCCATGGAAGGAAGCGATTAACAATAAGAATCTCTTAAGAGATCTATATCAAACTGTAAAAATATGA
- a CDS encoding Ger(x)C family spore germination protein, which yields MRLLVILILVCLLTGCWDRKELEQMSYATAIGLDIPEGVNLNEMQAVDVTFQFSNPKLNIRGATGQVDKGEKNIITLTAPDFITAKNMANSFVTRQISFSHAKTIVVSEELAKSDMFLRFIGTALKEREVRRETSIIVSEGKAAEFIRKNKPEMMIRPHKYYQFIIDRSVETGLVPEATINRLFAITDGDADLFLAISGSVSEKREGSSFREEDQYIAGSVPKKGGNPVQLIGSAVFKEGKMIGKLTGEETRVTLLLDNTSRIEDMFVSFNDPVEKKYKVAVRVKKKTATDIKIKLRKGPPKINVKVPLEIELLSVPSMVDYAGDMKKQMILKKWIAKEIENNMIPLVEKTQKEFKSEPFYWSLAVRPLFSTTKAYEEWDWTNKNYPFADITIDVQVDIIGFGKQLKESEMEKVKD from the coding sequence TTGAGATTATTAGTTATTCTCATCTTAGTCTGTCTACTAACGGGGTGCTGGGATCGAAAAGAATTAGAGCAAATGTCCTATGCAACAGCAATAGGATTGGATATTCCAGAAGGTGTTAATTTAAACGAAATGCAAGCTGTGGACGTCACTTTTCAATTTTCGAATCCCAAACTCAATATTAGAGGAGCAACAGGACAAGTGGATAAAGGCGAAAAAAATATTATTACTCTTACCGCACCTGACTTTATCACAGCCAAAAACATGGCAAACTCATTTGTGACCCGGCAAATTTCATTTAGTCATGCCAAAACGATTGTGGTTTCGGAGGAATTAGCAAAATCAGATATGTTTTTAAGGTTCATTGGTACGGCCTTAAAGGAAAGAGAGGTAAGAAGAGAAACTAGCATTATTGTTTCAGAGGGCAAAGCAGCTGAATTTATTCGTAAAAACAAACCAGAAATGATGATTCGACCCCACAAATACTATCAATTTATTATCGATCGCTCAGTTGAAACAGGTTTAGTGCCTGAAGCAACCATTAACCGATTATTTGCGATTACAGATGGGGATGCAGATTTATTCTTAGCCATCTCTGGGTCAGTAAGCGAAAAAAGAGAAGGCAGTTCCTTTAGGGAAGAAGACCAATATATTGCAGGCTCTGTTCCGAAAAAAGGAGGAAATCCTGTTCAGTTGATAGGATCAGCGGTTTTTAAAGAAGGAAAAATGATTGGGAAACTAACAGGGGAAGAGACAAGGGTCACACTCCTACTTGATAATACCTCAAGGATAGAAGATATGTTTGTGAGTTTTAATGATCCCGTAGAAAAGAAATACAAAGTTGCCGTTCGGGTGAAGAAAAAAACAGCTACAGATATAAAAATTAAATTGAGAAAAGGTCCTCCAAAAATTAATGTAAAGGTCCCCCTTGAAATTGAACTTTTATCCGTTCCGAGTATGGTTGATTATGCGGGTGATATGAAAAAACAAATGATCTTGAAAAAATGGATTGCAAAGGAAATTGAAAACAATATGATCCCACTGGTGGAAAAAACACAGAAGGAATTTAAATCGGAGCCCTTTTACTGGTCGTTAGCTGTAAGGCCATTATTCAGTACAACAAAAGCATACGAAGAATGGGATTGGACGAATAAAAATTACCCATTTGCCGACATAACAATTGATGTTCAGGTCGATATTATTGGATTCGGCAAGCAGCTGAAGGAATCTGAAATGGAAAAGGTGAAGGATTAA
- the cobA gene encoding uroporphyrinogen-III C-methyltransferase translates to MGKAYIVGAGPGDPDLITVKALRCIQKADVILYDRLVNPELLKEAKRDCHLIYCGKKPNYHTLQQETINHLLVKYTKQGKNVVRLKGGDPFVFGRGAEEVEALVEHGLPVEVVPGITAGVAAPAYAGIPITHRELGSSFAIVTGHKPKGKPTDINWKSLATAVDTLAIYMGMTNLPYICEELMKHGKKADTPIAIIQQGTTSAQRTVTGTLSSIVGIVKKEEIQNPAMIVVGEVVTFRDKLRLLEEGEKAERYATMA, encoded by the coding sequence ATGGGGAAGGCGTATATCGTTGGAGCAGGTCCTGGTGATCCTGATTTAATAACAGTTAAAGCGTTAAGATGTATTCAGAAAGCAGACGTGATACTTTATGACCGGCTGGTTAATCCAGAGCTCTTAAAGGAAGCGAAACGGGATTGCCACCTCATTTATTGTGGTAAAAAACCGAATTACCATACACTTCAGCAAGAAACCATTAATCATCTTTTAGTCAAATACACGAAACAGGGGAAAAATGTTGTTCGATTAAAAGGTGGAGATCCTTTCGTATTTGGACGCGGGGCAGAGGAAGTAGAAGCTTTAGTTGAACATGGACTGCCAGTCGAGGTAGTTCCAGGGATAACGGCAGGAGTAGCCGCTCCTGCTTATGCTGGAATTCCAATTACTCATCGTGAATTAGGAAGCTCTTTTGCGATCGTAACGGGGCACAAGCCAAAGGGGAAACCTACCGACATAAATTGGAAGAGTCTAGCAACAGCTGTTGATACACTGGCAATCTACATGGGAATGACAAATCTACCATATATTTGCGAGGAATTAATGAAGCATGGTAAAAAAGCGGATACCCCTATTGCCATCATACAGCAAGGGACAACAAGTGCACAGCGTACGGTAACAGGAACGCTGAGTTCTATTGTAGGCATAGTCAAAAAAGAAGAAATTCAAAATCCTGCTATGATCGTTGTTGGAGAAGTCGTCACCTTCCGTGATAAACTAAGATTACTAGAAGAAGGAGAGAAGGCGGAACGTTATGCAACAATGGCTTAA
- a CDS encoding CLC_0170 family protein: MYIGYLNFVIGICWVTGMLILLTDVKAYQHASLKKEQKVSKFLGWVNISIGFGLIAADFIYTRFMW, translated from the coding sequence TTGTATATCGGCTATTTGAATTTCGTGATTGGCATATGCTGGGTGACAGGAATGCTTATTCTTTTGACAGATGTAAAGGCGTATCAACATGCCTCTCTGAAAAAAGAACAAAAAGTGTCCAAATTTTTAGGATGGGTTAATATTTCAATTGGCTTTGGATTAATTGCAGCAGATTTCATATACACACGATTCATGTGGTGA
- a CDS encoding endospore germination permease: protein MGDPREITTLQATTILISTIIGVGVLPLPLFAVRAGETSAPFVTLIGILLASIGLFILTFLGMRHPQKTIITYSQDIIGKWLGKTFSVFVIFFFVILTSLAAREFGAVVVTAVLRETPLEVSVIVMLLLASISCRNNINVFSYIHNFYVPMLLAPVLIVVAFSLKNANLLYLRPIFLGNDLQGMAGGMLTISALFQGSFIITMIIPSMKSPKKALKASFWGILVSGGLYLLIVIATVAIFGPEEIKQIFWPTLELARTTAIPGNILQRLDIIFLAVWVLAVFTTIFSSYYFTIHSIKELFQLKDHKMLSYFILPFVFFLAMLPQNILHMYEIIQYIGRAGLLITIMYPAFLLTIDFLRSWRRKKYVEKST, encoded by the coding sequence ATGGGGGATCCAAGGGAGATCACAACACTTCAAGCAACAACCATCTTAATTAGTACCATTATTGGGGTAGGCGTACTTCCCTTACCGTTGTTTGCAGTTAGAGCCGGTGAAACAAGTGCCCCGTTTGTAACCTTAATAGGTATTTTACTGGCATCAATTGGATTATTTATTCTTACCTTCCTTGGGATGCGGCACCCGCAAAAAACAATCATTACTTATAGCCAGGATATTATTGGTAAATGGCTGGGAAAGACTTTCAGTGTTTTTGTTATCTTCTTCTTTGTTATCTTAACCAGCTTGGCGGCTCGGGAATTTGGTGCGGTTGTCGTAACGGCTGTTTTAAGAGAAACACCATTGGAGGTCTCCGTCATTGTCATGCTTTTACTGGCATCCATTAGTTGTAGGAATAATATCAATGTCTTTTCCTACATACACAATTTTTATGTACCTATGTTATTGGCACCTGTATTAATTGTTGTTGCATTTTCATTAAAGAATGCCAATCTCTTATATTTGCGTCCGATATTTTTAGGGAATGATCTTCAAGGTATGGCGGGTGGAATGCTGACCATTTCAGCGTTATTTCAGGGTTCGTTTATTATCACCATGATTATCCCCTCCATGAAATCACCAAAAAAAGCTCTAAAAGCAAGCTTTTGGGGTATTTTGGTTTCAGGTGGATTGTATTTATTAATTGTGATCGCTACTGTGGCTATATTTGGACCGGAAGAAATTAAACAAATTTTTTGGCCGACACTAGAGCTGGCTAGAACAACTGCTATACCTGGAAACATACTTCAAAGATTAGATATTATCTTCTTAGCTGTTTGGGTTTTGGCTGTATTTACTACTATATTTTCAAGTTACTACTTTACGATCCATTCCATTAAGGAACTTTTCCAACTAAAGGACCATAAAATGCTTTCCTATTTTATCCTGCCTTTTGTGTTTTTTTTGGCAATGTTACCTCAAAACATATTACATATGTATGAGATTATCCAATATATCGGAAGAGCAGGCTTGCTAATTACGATTATGTATCCAGCATTTCTATTAACAATAGATTTCCTCAGAAGTTGGAGGAGAAAAAAATATGTGGAAAAATCAACGTGA